In Desulforamulus hydrothermalis Lam5 = DSM 18033, a genomic segment contains:
- a CDS encoding sigma-54-dependent transcriptional regulator: MSSKLVLVVDDEESVRQFLYDVLTDAAYRVETAVDGQECLDKLVKLKPDVLVTDIRMPEKDGLSLLEQIKSLGITTPVILMTAFGTTEVAIKAMKLGAFDYIVKPFDLDELLNLVQRAAEQTETVAAFRPHDQAAEPGVVNLIGNSPAMQAVYKDIGRVADSNATVLIQGESGTGKELVARAIHNNSSRRHKPFIKINCANLPDSLLESELFGYEKGAFTGAGASKVGKFELAHEGTIFFDEIGEISLATQAKLLRAIQEKEFDRVGGTATIKVDVRILAATNRKLKQSVLEGDFREDLFFRLNVVNIVIPPLRERKEDIPLLVAHFLAKYNKEFNRQVKGFSTAATQMLMAYDWPGNVRELENVVERAVIMARGSVIVPEDIALAGRQEKTDVVQANRSNLSLKQIVADVERQTILQALTENNWCRTTAARVLGINRRTLYAKMKELGIEGGQKIPNGE; this comes from the coding sequence ATGTCATCTAAGTTGGTGCTGGTGGTAGATGATGAAGAAAGTGTAAGACAATTTCTTTATGACGTATTAACTGATGCCGCTTACCGGGTGGAAACTGCTGTAGACGGGCAGGAGTGCCTGGATAAACTTGTTAAATTAAAACCTGATGTTTTGGTAACTGATATTCGCATGCCGGAAAAAGACGGTTTATCTTTGCTGGAGCAAATAAAATCTTTGGGCATCACTACACCGGTAATATTAATGACTGCCTTCGGCACTACCGAAGTAGCCATTAAGGCCATGAAATTAGGCGCTTTTGATTATATTGTTAAACCCTTTGACCTGGACGAATTACTAAATTTAGTGCAACGGGCGGCAGAACAAACTGAAACGGTAGCCGCTTTTCGGCCTCACGATCAAGCTGCCGAGCCGGGTGTTGTTAATCTTATAGGCAATTCTCCTGCCATGCAGGCTGTTTACAAAGATATCGGACGGGTAGCAGACAGCAATGCCACGGTCTTGATTCAGGGAGAGAGCGGCACCGGAAAAGAACTGGTGGCCAGAGCCATCCATAACAACAGCTCCCGCCGTCATAAACCCTTCATTAAAATTAACTGCGCCAATTTACCCGACAGTCTTTTGGAAAGTGAATTATTTGGTTATGAAAAGGGGGCTTTTACCGGGGCCGGTGCTTCTAAGGTGGGCAAGTTTGAACTGGCTCATGAGGGAACCATTTTTTTTGATGAGATCGGTGAAATCAGCCTGGCTACCCAGGCCAAGCTTTTACGGGCCATTCAGGAAAAAGAATTTGACCGGGTAGGGGGAACTGCCACCATAAAAGTTGACGTCAGAATCCTGGCAGCCACCAATCGTAAACTCAAACAAAGTGTGCTGGAAGGTGATTTTCGCGAGGATTTATTTTTCCGGCTTAATGTGGTTAATATCGTTATACCGCCCCTGCGAGAAAGAAAAGAGGATATTCCTTTGCTGGTAGCACATTTCCTGGCCAAATATAACAAAGAGTTTAACCGGCAGGTAAAGGGCTTTTCTACAGCAGCCACCCAAATGTTAATGGCTTACGATTGGCCGGGTAATGTGAGGGAATTGGAAAATGTGGTAGAAAGGGCTGTTATTATGGCCAGAGGCTCAGTAATTGTGCCGGAAGATATTGCGCTGGCGGGCAGGCAAGAAAAAACCGACGTCGTACAGGCTAACCGGTCCAACCTTTCACTTAAGCAAATAGTGGCTGACGTTGAGCGCCAGACCATTCTGCAAGCATTGACAGAAAATAATTGGTGCCGCACCACGGCAGCCAGAGTCCTGGGCATTAACCGACGGACCCTTTACGCAAAAATGAAAGAATTAGGTATTGAAGGTGGGCAAAAAATACCCAACGGTGAGTAA
- the atoS gene encoding two-component system sensor histidine kinase AtoS, which produces MLNKFKNQLMILIGILLLLPILIIGAMLYMVNHSRPVVLDEQREELIYAVEELSRAVPSDVTHLMKMHQNKPRKEQIKALNRELAGAVMKVFQKHHGIELGYYSTDMKAVLVQMGQDSHLPYLDFKDMFLDVSEETQWSEQAQWEDAFEKVIWSQKPLELVLGVPGNQKLIVFWPMRSGNQVEAVIWAGERLGGINKEILQAESFAYTVIFFGFMLGLCSTFFLLKNYLDTVANIKAGLQKMQADLTYVIPPSIGELGEISKAINDLASRLVSVQNYNEIIMANIDAGIIGVDTDGRIVSVSSTARKLFNLPADVVGYHFSKAFSENPYMAKLFTDCLQGQETKDVLIKWPGVEERQLLANTSILYDARQQMVGAVLSCRDVTHRLRLEEQMRRQERLASLGKLVAGVAHEIKNPLTSISGYVQFWMKSKAPTVKSLNTIYREVKRLDAIVNKLLFFAKPTKTVLTRVDINTLIGKLLNFFTETHGETITFIFLPDSALPEVNLDPDQMEQVFMNVIYNAVQAMPGGGKVTLLTRYMADEKTVAIDIKDTGCGVPEELLDKLFDPFFSTRAKGTGLGLTIADEIIRAHGGSIEIKSQEGLGTTVRILLPVT; this is translated from the coding sequence ATGCTTAATAAATTTAAAAACCAGTTAATGATATTAATTGGGATTCTTTTGCTGCTCCCGATTTTAATTATCGGAGCTATGTTATATATGGTCAATCACAGCCGTCCGGTGGTGTTGGATGAGCAGCGTGAAGAACTGATTTATGCTGTGGAAGAACTGTCCCGGGCAGTGCCGTCAGATGTAACACATCTGATGAAAATGCATCAAAACAAACCGCGCAAAGAACAAATTAAAGCATTAAATCGTGAACTGGCCGGGGCTGTTATGAAGGTGTTTCAAAAACACCACGGCATTGAATTAGGTTATTATTCAACCGACATGAAGGCGGTACTGGTTCAAATGGGCCAGGACAGCCACCTGCCTTATCTGGATTTTAAGGACATGTTTCTGGATGTATCCGAAGAAACCCAGTGGTCAGAACAAGCCCAGTGGGAGGATGCCTTTGAAAAAGTCATCTGGTCCCAAAAACCTCTGGAACTGGTTCTGGGCGTACCGGGAAACCAAAAACTGATAGTTTTTTGGCCTATGCGGTCAGGTAATCAGGTGGAAGCAGTCATCTGGGCAGGTGAACGGCTGGGCGGCATTAACAAAGAAATCTTGCAAGCCGAAAGCTTTGCCTACACCGTTATTTTCTTCGGTTTCATGTTGGGTTTATGCAGTACCTTCTTCTTGTTGAAAAATTATTTAGATACCGTGGCCAATATCAAAGCAGGGCTGCAGAAAATGCAGGCAGATTTAACTTATGTGATTCCTCCCTCAATAGGTGAACTGGGAGAAATATCTAAAGCCATTAACGATTTAGCTTCCAGATTAGTAAGTGTGCAGAACTATAATGAAATTATTATGGCCAATATTGATGCGGGCATCATCGGGGTTGATACAGACGGCCGCATTGTCAGTGTCAGCTCGACCGCCCGTAAACTTTTCAACTTGCCGGCAGATGTGGTGGGTTACCATTTTTCTAAGGCCTTCTCCGAGAATCCCTATATGGCAAAACTATTTACAGACTGCCTGCAGGGTCAAGAAACTAAGGATGTATTAATAAAATGGCCGGGAGTTGAGGAACGTCAACTGTTAGCCAATACTTCAATTCTTTATGATGCCAGGCAACAAATGGTGGGAGCTGTCTTGAGCTGTCGCGATGTTACTCACCGGCTGCGTTTGGAAGAACAAATGCGGCGACAGGAAAGACTGGCCTCCCTTGGCAAATTGGTGGCCGGGGTTGCCCACGAAATAAAAAACCCTTTAACTTCCATCAGTGGCTATGTCCAGTTTTGGATGAAAAGCAAAGCACCCACTGTAAAATCACTCAATACCATTTACCGGGAAGTCAAACGATTGGATGCTATTGTTAATAAACTGCTGTTTTTCGCTAAGCCCACCAAAACTGTGTTGACCAGAGTAGATATTAATACACTTATTGGCAAGTTGTTAAACTTTTTTACCGAAACCCACGGAGAAACAATTACATTTATTTTTTTGCCAGATTCCGCTCTGCCGGAAGTTAATCTGGATCCGGATCAAATGGAACAAGTTTTTATGAATGTCATTTATAATGCTGTTCAGGCTATGCCCGGCGGTGGTAAAGTAACTTTGCTTACCCGCTATATGGCTGATGAAAAGACCGTAGCCATTGACATAAAAGATACCGGGTGCGGTGTGCCGGAGGAATTATTGGACAAACTGTTTGACCCCTTCTTTTCTACCCGGGCTAAAGGGACCGGACTGGGTTTAACGATAGCTGATGAAATTATCCGCGCCCATGGCGGCAGTATAGAAATAAAAAGCCAGGAAGGTTTAGGTACAACAGTAAGAATCTTATTGCCGGTAACATAG
- a CDS encoding metal ABC transporter permease, with product MEIFHYEFMQRAFIAGLIVGLICPVVGLFISLRRMSMIADALSHVCLAGVAAGLLTGVHPIVSASVFAVTGALSIEKLRDVYKNYSEIAIAIILSAGVALGAILLSLGKGYNTNFMSYLFGSIVAINETDIKIIAFTGLVVFMLIMLLMKELFFIAFDEEGARLSGIPVSVITLSFTALTALTIAVAIRVVGILLVSSLIVLPVAAALRIAQSFKEAMIIAVIMAETAVFIGLFASFYINLAPGGAIVMTAVCLLVLTLVVRQLRVNAAQKAVCREISGNRP from the coding sequence ATGGAAATTTTTCATTATGAGTTTATGCAAAGGGCATTTATAGCAGGGCTAATTGTTGGTTTGATTTGCCCGGTGGTGGGTTTGTTTATTTCTTTAAGAAGAATGTCAATGATTGCCGATGCCCTGTCCCATGTTTGCCTGGCCGGCGTTGCGGCCGGTTTACTAACCGGCGTACATCCGATTGTCAGTGCTTCGGTTTTTGCGGTTACCGGCGCCCTGAGTATAGAAAAATTAAGAGATGTATATAAGAACTACTCAGAAATTGCCATAGCAATTATTCTATCGGCCGGCGTGGCATTGGGCGCCATTCTGTTAAGCTTGGGCAAAGGATATAATACTAATTTTATGAGCTATCTTTTTGGCAGCATTGTGGCCATTAACGAAACGGATATTAAAATTATTGCCTTTACCGGCCTGGTTGTCTTTATGCTGATTATGCTGTTAATGAAAGAGTTGTTTTTTATTGCTTTTGATGAGGAGGGTGCCCGTTTAAGCGGTATCCCGGTTTCTGTTATTACCCTCTCTTTCACTGCTCTGACAGCTTTGACAATTGCCGTGGCCATAAGGGTGGTAGGTATTTTGCTGGTTTCATCACTGATTGTCTTGCCGGTAGCAGCAGCACTGCGCATAGCTCAAAGTTTTAAGGAGGCCATGATAATTGCTGTAATTATGGCAGAAACAGCGGTGTTTATTGGCTTGTTTGCCTCTTTTTATATAAACCTGGCACCTGGCGGAGCCATTGTGATGACGGCGGTATGCCTGCTGGTGCTGACCCTGGTTGTCCGGCAACTCAGGGTTAATGCGGCCCAAAAAGCGGTTTGCAGAGAAATAAGCGGCAACCGGCCTTAG
- a CDS encoding metal ABC transporter ATP-binding protein, whose product MQNLPVVELKNVSFTYGCHPVLNQINLIINSGEAVGLVGPNGSGKTTLLKIILGQLKPQTGSVQLFGQDINKFKDRYKIGYVSQRAVHYNPQFPATVREVVASGRVAGRGIFRLLTRSDYSRVDRVLELVGLKELSRRPLSILSGGQQQRVFIARALAAEPAILILDEPTVGVDQAAQESLYKLLYRLNQTEQMTLLIVSHETEGLSSVITRQVCLDKYICTCQFSTTSPAQLREGICAKRLALQVAE is encoded by the coding sequence ATGCAAAACCTGCCTGTTGTAGAACTAAAAAACGTAAGTTTTACCTATGGTTGTCACCCGGTTCTTAATCAGATCAATTTAATCATAAACAGCGGTGAGGCTGTGGGTTTGGTAGGTCCTAACGGTTCGGGTAAAACCACTCTTTTGAAAATTATTTTGGGTCAATTGAAACCTCAGACCGGCAGTGTGCAGTTGTTTGGCCAAGATATTAATAAATTTAAGGACAGATATAAAATCGGCTATGTATCACAAAGGGCGGTTCATTATAATCCTCAGTTCCCGGCCACGGTAAGAGAAGTGGTAGCTTCCGGCAGGGTAGCCGGAAGGGGAATTTTCCGTCTTTTAACCCGCAGTGACTACAGCCGGGTTGACAGGGTATTGGAACTGGTAGGCTTGAAGGAGTTAAGTCGCCGGCCGTTGAGTATTCTTTCCGGCGGACAGCAGCAAAGGGTGTTTATCGCCCGTGCATTGGCGGCGGAACCTGCCATATTGATTCTTGATGAACCTACCGTAGGGGTTGACCAGGCGGCACAGGAATCCCTTTATAAACTTTTATATCGATTAAATCAAACCGAACAAATGACTCTTCTTATTGTATCTCACGAAACGGAAGGTCTGTCTTCGGTGATAACACGACAGGTTTGTTTAGACAAATATATCTGTACATGTCAGTTTAGCACTACCTCCCCGGCTCAGCTGAGGGAGGGCATATGTGCCAAAAGATTGGCCTTGCAGGTAGCCGAATAG
- a CDS encoding Fur family transcriptional regulator, translated as MNVYLDKLQSSGLKITPQRQEILRVFLESNKHHLSAEEVHSKIVRRYPGLSLDTVYRNLNLLLNLGILSELNFGERKSFFELNKQEHHHHIICTKCGMSQEIDFCPLTYMDSRLVENFEIEKHSFEIFGICANCKDKKQTVETR; from the coding sequence ATGAATGTTTACCTTGATAAATTACAATCGTCCGGATTAAAAATTACGCCTCAACGGCAGGAAATTTTAAGGGTTTTTTTAGAAAGCAATAAACATCACTTAAGTGCGGAAGAAGTGCACAGCAAAATAGTCCGGCGTTACCCCGGGTTAAGTTTGGATACGGTGTACCGCAATCTAAACCTCTTATTAAACCTGGGTATCCTTTCTGAACTAAACTTTGGGGAAAGAAAAAGTTTTTTTGAGCTAAACAAGCAAGAACATCACCATCATATAATTTGTACAAAGTGCGGGATGTCCCAGGAAATTGATTTTTGTCCCCTAACATATATGGATAGTCGACTGGTTGAAAATTTTGAAATAGAAAAGCATAGTTTTGAAATTTTTGGCATTTGTGCAAACTGTAAAGATAAGAAACAAACAGTTGAAACTCGATAA
- a CDS encoding BON domain-containing protein, translating into MVSGNDKKLQREIQALIDKTNGLKDYGIKVQVQEGEVHLMGLVDTLHERRQLHELVSRVPGIRSIENGVAISTDGQINDGEVTAEVYEELKNNRVNLKNIGAESIGGTVYLRGRAASQAEIQNAMEAASRARGVRDVISQVSLSAGPDAGDLTLRDLFHSQVNNDREDPNFKDGLYE; encoded by the coding sequence ATGGTTTCCGGTAATGATAAAAAATTACAGCGAGAAATTCAGGCCTTGATAGACAAAACCAACGGTTTGAAGGATTATGGCATTAAAGTGCAGGTGCAAGAAGGAGAAGTGCACCTTATGGGGCTGGTGGATACACTGCATGAAAGAAGGCAGCTGCACGAGCTGGTTTCCCGGGTACCAGGCATACGAAGCATTGAAAACGGTGTTGCCATCAGCACTGACGGGCAGATAAACGACGGCGAAGTCACTGCGGAAGTATATGAAGAATTAAAGAACAACCGGGTTAATTTAAAAAATATCGGTGCCGAGAGTATAGGGGGGACGGTATACCTGCGAGGCCGTGCGGCCAGCCAGGCAGAAATTCAAAATGCCATGGAAGCAGCTTCCCGAGCCCGTGGGGTAAGGGATGTTATCAGTCAGGTGTCTCTAAGTGCCGGGCCGGATGCAGGTGATTTAACCCTGCGGGATTTGTTTCACAGCCAGGTTAATAATGACCGGGAGGATCCTAATTTTAAGGACGGGCTGTACGAATAA
- a CDS encoding DUF523 domain-containing protein codes for MILVSACLAGIYCRYNGGNNQVPVIVDLVEKGLAIPVCPEILGGLPTPREPVDIMQGTGCDVLAGRTKLLTESGKDVTTEFLLGADKVLQIALQHRVKFAVLKERSPSCGSSMIYNREPGYQEVRRKPVPGMGVTTALLAKNNITVFSEEQLTEKLLKEITG; via the coding sequence ATGATTTTAGTGAGCGCCTGTTTGGCCGGCATTTATTGCCGATATAACGGAGGTAATAACCAGGTGCCGGTGATAGTAGATCTGGTAGAGAAGGGGCTGGCAATTCCTGTTTGTCCGGAGATATTGGGTGGCTTGCCGACACCCCGTGAACCGGTGGATATTATGCAAGGAACCGGCTGTGATGTGCTGGCGGGCCGAACCAAATTGCTTACGGAAAGCGGCAAAGACGTTACAACTGAGTTTTTGCTAGGTGCGGATAAAGTTTTGCAAATCGCCCTGCAGCACCGGGTGAAGTTTGCTGTTTTAAAGGAACGCAGTCCTTCTTGTGGCAGTTCAATGATCTATAACCGAGAGCCGGGATATCAGGAAGTCCGTCGCAAGCCGGTGCCGGGTATGGGTGTTACCACCGCTCTGTTGGCAAAAAACAACATAACAGTTTTTTCAGAGGAACAGTTAACAGAAAAATTATTAAAAGAGATAACTGGGTAA
- a CDS encoding sodium:calcium antiporter — MTNVLLLLFGLGIILVSAELFTNGVEWLGKKLHLNEGTVGSILAAVGTALPESVIPIIAILSATGQNAIDIGIGAILGAPFVLSTLALAIAGVAGLLWKRHGSRRRIMHCNRLVMTRDLQFFLGAYGLVIITAFLPSDLKYFIPPLLLAIYVIYVIKTLKCSGDTEPDSEINPLFFARAKADPSLFLVLLQVAAGLAGIVYGAHLFVNVIEKLAALLGVSAFILAFVISPIATELPEKVNSLIWIRQGKDTLALGNITGAMVFQSTVIPAMGIALTPWQLSPPALTSALLSVAAAGFIWYRLKSTGQIKPRTLAYNGLLYCLFIAALAYNFS; from the coding sequence TTGACAAACGTCTTGCTGCTTTTGTTTGGGTTAGGTATTATCCTGGTCAGTGCCGAGCTGTTTACAAACGGTGTTGAATGGTTGGGCAAAAAATTACATTTAAATGAAGGTACTGTAGGCAGTATTCTGGCCGCCGTCGGCACCGCCCTGCCGGAGTCCGTCATTCCTATTATAGCTATTTTATCTGCCACCGGCCAAAATGCCATTGATATTGGTATCGGTGCTATTTTGGGGGCGCCTTTTGTTTTATCTACCCTGGCCCTGGCTATTGCAGGGGTAGCCGGTTTACTATGGAAGCGGCACGGCTCCCGGCGCCGGATCATGCACTGCAACAGGTTAGTTATGACCAGGGATTTGCAATTCTTTTTAGGCGCCTATGGGTTGGTCATTATAACTGCTTTTTTGCCCTCTGACCTTAAATACTTCATACCTCCATTATTGCTGGCCATATATGTGATTTATGTTATCAAAACGTTGAAATGCTCTGGCGATACAGAACCCGACAGTGAAATTAACCCATTATTTTTTGCTCGTGCCAAGGCTGATCCTTCACTATTTTTAGTTTTACTGCAAGTAGCCGCGGGATTAGCCGGCATAGTTTACGGCGCCCATTTATTTGTTAATGTTATAGAAAAACTGGCTGCACTTTTAGGAGTTTCCGCTTTTATTTTAGCCTTTGTCATATCACCGATTGCTACAGAATTACCTGAAAAAGTAAACAGCCTGATCTGGATTCGTCAAGGCAAAGACACCTTGGCCTTGGGCAATATAACCGGTGCCATGGTTTTTCAAAGTACCGTTATACCTGCCATGGGAATTGCCCTTACACCTTGGCAATTATCCCCGCCGGCTTTAACCAGTGCCTTGTTGTCAGTTGCGGCAGCCGGTTTTATATGGTATCGTCTTAAATCCACCGGTCAAATCAAACCCCGAACACTGGCCTACAACGGATTATTATACTGTCTTTTCATTGCCGCTTTAGCATATAATTTTTCATAA
- a CDS encoding TIGR03915 family putative DNA repair protein, producing the protein MIYYLYDGTFEGLLTAVYEAYYRREKPSYIITKDQYEANLFSRPVTIISDYEKFYKVYRAIEEKISPQALRQVYYVFLSDLKDAATLIYHYLQLGWQVGADVDSHLFREPVRKMLAVYRQVCQERHRLLGLLRFRLLAEDIYLASCEPDHNIVSLLAPHFARRMADQNWIIHDQKRSLAAVYNRREWFIASLNFSEQPVYGADEEMYQQLWKQYFAGTAIADRQNLRLQRQFMPVRYWKHLIEKN; encoded by the coding sequence ATGATCTACTATCTTTACGACGGTACATTTGAAGGACTTCTGACAGCTGTTTATGAGGCCTATTACCGGCGTGAAAAACCGTCCTATATTATAACTAAGGATCAATACGAAGCAAACCTGTTCAGCCGGCCGGTAACAATTATTTCAGATTATGAAAAGTTCTACAAGGTTTACCGGGCTATTGAAGAAAAAATCTCCCCCCAGGCCCTCCGGCAAGTATATTATGTTTTTCTTTCTGATCTCAAGGATGCTGCTACCTTAATATATCATTACCTGCAGCTGGGGTGGCAGGTGGGGGCGGATGTAGACAGTCATTTGTTCCGGGAACCGGTGCGCAAGATGCTTGCCGTTTACCGGCAAGTGTGTCAAGAGAGACATCGCCTGCTGGGTTTGCTGCGCTTTCGTTTGTTGGCAGAAGATATCTACCTTGCTTCCTGTGAACCGGATCACAATATTGTAAGTCTGCTGGCACCTCATTTTGCCCGGCGGATGGCAGACCAAAACTGGATAATACATGACCAAAAAAGAAGTTTGGCGGCTGTTTACAACAGGCGGGAATGGTTTATTGCGTCCTTAAATTTTTCTGAACAGCCTGTCTATGGGGCGGACGAAGAGATGTACCAACAGCTGTGGAAGCAATATTTTGCCGGCACGGCCATTGCGGACAGGCAAAACCTGCGTCTCCAACGACAATTTATGCCTGTTCGCTATTGGAAGCACCTTATTGAGAAAAACTAG
- a CDS encoding putative DNA modification/repair radical SAM protein, with protein sequence MELLEKLNILSAAAKYDVSCSSSGSRRQNSRGGLGNAAESGICHSWADDGRCISLLKILLTNYCIYDCAYCINRVSNDIPRACFTPDEVVDITINFYRRNYIEGLFLSSAIWKNPNHTMELMVQVVKRLRKEWKFNGYIHLKAIPGADWQLIAEAGTLVDRMSVNIELPSSESLKLLAPQKRRESILQPMSLIGSHILANREERQRFRKTPAFVPAGQSTQLIVGATADSDLSIIKLSETLYSKFNLKRVYYAAFVPVSSNPKLPSISTPPLEREHRLYQADWLLRYYGFKAQELLTEARPNFKLELDPKSDWALRNLHLFPVEVNQADYRHLLRVPGIGVKSAQKIIAARRFHSLTYEDLHKIGVVLKRARYFITCRGQYFGQVPFREDAIIQKLVGKPKKTTSWTQLSLFAESTGEDRYSTITGEL encoded by the coding sequence GTGGAACTGCTGGAGAAACTTAATATACTGTCGGCCGCAGCTAAATATGATGTTTCCTGTTCATCCAGCGGCAGCAGGCGTCAAAATTCCAGAGGGGGCCTGGGCAATGCGGCTGAAAGCGGTATTTGCCACAGCTGGGCGGATGACGGAAGGTGCATCTCTTTATTAAAAATTCTGCTTACCAACTATTGTATTTACGACTGTGCTTATTGCATTAACCGGGTAAGCAATGATATTCCCAGGGCTTGCTTTACGCCGGATGAAGTGGTGGATATAACGATTAATTTTTACCGGCGCAATTACATTGAAGGTTTATTTTTGAGCTCAGCCATATGGAAAAATCCCAATCATACTATGGAACTTATGGTACAGGTAGTCAAACGGCTGAGAAAGGAATGGAAATTTAACGGATATATTCATCTAAAGGCTATTCCCGGGGCTGATTGGCAGCTGATTGCAGAGGCAGGAACCCTGGTGGACAGAATGAGTGTCAATATTGAACTGCCTTCCAGTGAAAGCTTGAAGCTGCTGGCGCCCCAAAAAAGGAGAGAAAGTATTTTACAACCTATGAGTTTAATTGGTTCGCACATTCTTGCCAACAGGGAGGAAAGACAGCGATTTCGTAAAACGCCTGCCTTTGTTCCGGCAGGGCAAAGTACCCAGCTGATTGTGGGAGCCACTGCGGATTCAGACCTAAGTATAATAAAATTATCCGAAACCCTCTATAGCAAATTTAATTTAAAAAGGGTTTACTATGCCGCTTTTGTCCCGGTGTCCAGCAATCCCAAACTACCCAGCATATCAACACCGCCACTGGAGAGAGAGCACCGGCTTTACCAGGCCGACTGGCTGCTACGATATTATGGCTTTAAAGCACAAGAACTGCTAACCGAGGCCCGCCCTAATTTCAAACTGGAATTAGATCCCAAATCAGATTGGGCACTGCGCAACTTGCATCTTTTTCCGGTTGAGGTTAATCAGGCTGATTACCGTCATTTGCTCCGGGTGCCTGGTATTGGCGTTAAGTCAGCACAAAAAATTATTGCTGCCCGTCGTTTTCATTCCCTGACGTATGAAGATTTACATAAAATCGGTGTTGTATTGAAACGAGCACGTTATTTTATTACTTGCCGTGGTCAGTATTTTGGTCAAGTTCCTTTTCGGGAAGATGCAATCATACAAAAGCTGGTCGGCAAACCAAAGAAGACAACTTCCTGGACACAACTTTCCCTGTTCGCTGAATCAACCGGGGAAGACAGGTATTCTACAATTACAGGAGAACTGTAA
- a CDS encoding pyruvate carboxyltransferase translates to MEPVYFVDTTLRDGEQSPGVAFTVAEKVHIAYLLSQVGVYEIEAGIPVMGKLEMDAIYQILSLNLKARVTTWNRATLKDVKASLECGARNLHISAPVSDIHIKYKLNRSRDWVLDNVRKVVSYARAAGCTVTIGAEDASRAAMQFLITFAMLAREEGASRLRFADTLGVLDPFTTREKVAHIIQETGIEVEMHAHNDFGMATANALAAQLAGAKYLSTTILGLGERAGNTSYAEIVKVLQQVKGLKINVNEQILQELIQYVAAATNRYFPPGYFKKTNLFVVPHAGAWREIL, encoded by the coding sequence ATGGAACCGGTGTACTTTGTTGATACCACCCTAAGAGACGGGGAACAGTCACCCGGCGTTGCCTTTACTGTAGCGGAAAAAGTCCACATAGCTTACTTACTAAGCCAAGTAGGGGTTTATGAGATTGAGGCAGGGATTCCGGTAATGGGCAAGTTGGAAATGGATGCTATTTATCAAATTTTATCACTAAATTTAAAGGCCAGGGTGACCACCTGGAACCGAGCCACTCTAAAAGATGTGAAAGCTTCGTTGGAATGTGGCGCCCGCAACCTGCATATTTCCGCTCCGGTTTCTGACATTCATATAAAATATAAGTTGAACCGCAGCCGGGACTGGGTATTGGATAATGTGAGAAAGGTTGTAAGTTATGCCAGAGCAGCCGGCTGCACCGTAACCATTGGCGCAGAGGATGCTTCCCGGGCGGCTATGCAATTTCTCATTACATTTGCCATGCTGGCTCGGGAAGAAGGGGCCAGTCGCCTGCGTTTTGCCGATACCCTGGGTGTGCTGGATCCTTTCACCACGAGGGAAAAGGTAGCACATATTATTCAGGAGACAGGAATAGAAGTAGAAATGCACGCCCATAACGATTTTGGGATGGCCACCGCCAATGCCCTGGCGGCCCAACTGGCCGGAGCCAAATATCTCAGTACCACAATTTTGGGACTGGGAGAAAGGGCCGGCAATACTTCTTATGCAGAGATAGTGAAGGTTTTGCAGCAGGTTAAGGGTCTTAAAATAAATGTTAATGAACAGATTCTTCAAGAATTGATTCAGTATGTAGCGGCAGCTACCAACAGATATTTTCCCCCCGGATATTTTAAAAAAACAAACCTTTTTGTCGTGCCCCATGCGGGTGCGTGGCGCGAGATTTTATAG